The bacterium genomic sequence CCATCCCACAGTAATCTGAGATATACCGCCACTAAAAGCATATTCAACTTTCAGGTTTACTACATCATCTTTTTTCAATTTTACACTGCCAGATACGATTCCTGAAGAAATTGCTTCCCACTTATCAATTATTTTCTTATTATTAACAAAGAGTCTCACTTTCCCGTTTTTAATTATATTAAACTTATATTCTCCTGTGGCAGGAGCTTTTAATTTTCCTCTCCATCTGACAGAAAATATATTTCTGTCATCAGGTCTGTGGAGAGCCGGATGAGGTGCATCATAACCCCAGACAAAATTAATTGTTTTATCATTTCTTATTAATACCGGCTTTCCTTCAAGATTAAGGTTATTAAAGTATTCCGAATGCCATGCTTTTTCTCCTGAAGAATCGTTTTTCATAAGGTATTTCGATTCAAGAGAAAGGACATCTCCTTTTGCCGCAGTGCCGGGGCAATAGACTATTTTAATTTTATTCCCTGCAAAATTTCTTATACCTTCGAGTATTGATATCCCGTAAGGCGGTACAACCTGTGCACTTCCTCCTCCCCCTGTTCTTGCATATGCTGCATTCGGGCCTATTACAGCAAGTGTTTTTATTTTTGAAAGATCAAGAGGCAGAATACTGTCTCTGTTCTGAAGAAGAACTATTGACTCTTCTGCTGCTTTTAATGCTGTGTCAGCATGCTTTTTAAATTCAGTATTCGATAAATCGGATTTTTTCTCAATTCCTCTGTCAAATATTCCTGATTCGAATCGCACTCTTAATAGCCGCCTGACCTTGTCGTCAATTACAGGCTCAGGAACCATCCCCTTTTTAACTGCGGCAAGCAGACTGTCACTAAAAAATTCTCCCCACGGCATCTCAAGATCAAGGCCTGAAAAAGAGGCCTTATCAGTGCTGTGTGTTGCACCCCAGTCAGAAACAGCAAAACCTTTAAATCCCCACTCATTTTTAAGTATTGTGTTTAAAAGATAATTGCTTTCACTGCACCAGTCGCCTCTGAATTTATTGTATGCAGTCATGATAGTGTAAACTCCTGCTTTCTGAACTGCTGCTCTGAATGCAGGAAAATAAATTTCTCTGAGCGCCCGCTCATCGATTTTTACATCCACTTTTGTTCTGTTCCACTCCTGATTATTACAGACAAAATGTTTTACACAGGCAAGAACCCCCTGATCCTGGACTCCTCTTATATATGGAACAGCTGTTTGCGAAGCAAGAAAAGGATCTTCACCAAAGCTTTCAAAATTCCTTCCGCCAAGAGGATGTCGCAAAATGTTTACACACGGGCCCAGAAAGAAATTTCTTGATTTTGCCCGCATTTCTTTTCCTATTACTGAGCCAATTCTGTAAACCAAATCATAGTTCCATGTAGCAGCCATTGCAACAGGAGCAGGAAAAGCAGTTGCAGCTCCCCACCTAACACCCGCCGGACCGTCAGACATTTTTAAGGCAGGAATGCCGAGCCTCTTGTTTACCCTTGTATCGAATCCTTCGCCTGAAAGCTGCTCTATCTTTTCTTCCAAAGTCATACGTGAAAGCAGATCCTCAACACGTTCCTCAACCTGTGCATTTTTATTCTTATACAAAAACTGTTTTTTCATACAGCCATTAAAAAATAGCATCACTAAAAATATACTGAAAACAAATATCGCTTTTTTCATTCTTTCCTCCGCCTGAAAATGAATTATTTTAGAATCAGACACAAGTAAACTTAATTATTCAAAATAAGCAAGTAAAATATTTCCAGGCGTTCTTTTCACTCAAACAAAATAAATTGTTCTAAAAGGAAGGGGTACACCCCCCGATTACTCAGAAAATGGTGTACCCCGCTGTATGACTACAATGTAAATAAGGGGTTTAAATTAAAAACCCGGATTCTGCACGACTTTAGGATTAGCCTGAAGTTCATCATCAGGAAGCGGCCATATTTCATCAACGCCGTCATCAAATTTATCCCAGTTAGGTGCATTGTTTGCATGAAGAGCAGCCTGAACACTTGTGCCCTTGTACCAGCGTACCATATCAAAAAATCTACCCATTTCATTACAAAGTTCAAGAGGCCTCTCAACTTCACGAATGTGATGTCTCAGGTCTGTTTGAGACATTGCTGTGCTTATTGGTACTGATCCAGCTCTGTTACGTACCTGATTTACATATGGAATTGCTTCTGCAGTCTTGCCCTGCTCATTCAATGCTTCTGCAAGCATGAGAAGAACATCTGCATACCTCATAACAATGTAATTGGTACCTATACTGTAGAACTCGTACGGATCTTCATCTGCATTATAATAGTTATACTTTTTGTAAAAAACTCTGGTTTCATCAGCTCCGTAATACTCTTCAAAAGTTTTTCCTTCGAAGAACCATATATCTGAATTCGGATCATCAAAAACAATTGAAGCATATGTTCGTTTGCTCGGTTTCCCATCTGCTGTTGTATCTGCCATAAACAGTTGCTTCAGATGATCAGTAGGCCATAATCCAAGCCAATCACCGTAATTTGGAACCAGAGATTGTGATTCAATTCTTCCGCCTGATCTGTCAGCTGTAAAGTTAATTTCAAATACAGATTCCGAGCTGTACTCGTTCTTGCCTGTAAACAATGAATACATATCATCAACAAGTGCATAGCCACTATTTGTTACAGCTTTAAACTCAGTTTCAGCCTGTGCCCATTTTTCTTCAAAAAGATAAACTTTACCAAGATAGGCAGTTGCAGCGCCTTTTGTAGCACGGCCTAACCATGCATCTGCCCATTGCGCTGGAAGATGATCTTTTGCAAATGAAAGATCTTCTTCAATTTGCGCATAGACTTGTTCTGGCGTTGATTGTGGTTTGTAAAAATCATCAGGAGTCTTAGGGACTTCTGTTACAAGCACAACATTACCATAAAGATTTACAAGCTGAAAATATGCATAGGCCCTTAAAAATTTGGCTTCTGCTACATATCCGTTAATCTGATCTTCTGTAAGTCCGGCTACCCCCGGAGTATTCTCTATTACCTGATTGGCAGCAAAAATCATCTTGTAATTTTCCTGCCAGAAATAATAGACATTGTACATTGTGGGTTTTGCTGAATACTCCTTCAATCCGCTTATCGGATAAAAAATATCTGCATTTGTAAGGTCACTCATAACTTCGAGTGACATGAACATCTCGCCAGGTGCCCAGTACTCATCCCACCACTGATGCTGTAATAATGCATAAGTACCTGTTAATGCACTTTCCACATCCTGGGCATTCCGCCAAAAACTCTCCACTGTCATCTGATTAGGATTTTCCAGTGTGAGGAAGTCTTTCTCACAAGCGGAACTCAATATCCCGAGGAGAATCACAGAAAGCAAGACAATATATTTCTTAGTTCTCATAATTCATTCTCCTTATTGATTTTAAAGGCCAATCTGGATGCCGGTAATAAACTGTTTTGGCATCGGATATGGCGAACGGTCTACACCGCGGCTGAACAGAGTCCCATAATCTATTGCCGGATCATATCCTGTATAACCTGTTAAAGTCAGCAGATTCTCTCCTGCAAAGAATATACGGAGAGACTGAATACCGTAGCCGTAAATTAAAGGAGCCGGGAATGTATAACCGATCTCAATATGGCGGAGACGCAGATAATCAGCATTCTCCAGCCACAAATCAGAAGCCTGAGTGTTTCTATCATCACCCTGAATAACTCTGGGAATATCAGAATTCGGGTTTTCTTCAGACCATGCATTAATCAAATCTGTGTTATAGTTACCGGGATTATGCTGAGTCCATGATGTCAGCCAATTTGCTCCGTTTATCATCTCTTTACCTGTTACAGCATACAGGAACATGTTAAAATCAAATCGTTTATAAGAGAAATTAACATTTAAGCCGAATTCAGCACCTGGCTGGCCTGTACCGAAGTATTGCTTGTCATCACCATTAATAACGCCGTCACCATTGGTATCAATATATTTTACATCACCCGGCTCAGGAGTTACATTATTAAAATATGCCCCGCCTGCTGCAAGATATGCATCAACCTCTGCCTGGCTCTTAAAAATACCATCAGTTTTGTAGAGATAGAAAGGAGCAAGCGGAAGCCCTACCATACTGCGGGTAGTGTTGTCAAATGCCCAATACACACCTCCGCCCCAAATTACTTCAGTACCCTGACGGCCAAGGCGTGTAACCTTGTTAGAATTGGTCGTGGCTGTAAAGTTGATCTCATATTTAAATGGCTTTACCATCTCTCTGAAGCCCAATGCCAATTCGATACCTTTGTTCTCTATATTAGCTGCATTGATAATGGGATATGATGAAGAACCTGTTGAAAGAGGAATCGGCGGGTTAAACAGCACATCTTCATTCTTTTTAATATAGTAATCAAATTCCATAGTCAACTTGTTTTCCAGCATGGCCATATCAAAACCAACATTAGTCTGCTTTGATGACTCCCACTTCAAACCTACTGACGGGAATGAAGTCGCTCTTGCCCCAATATGTATTGCCTGCTCTTTACCCGGGCCATAAGGATAGTTCAGGTCACGGTTATTATCTGATGCAATAGAGGCGTAGTACATATAGTCATCAAATTCCTGCATACCAAGTTCACCGTAAGAAGCACGCAGTTTGAAATCATTTACATAAGGAATTTTGAAGAATGATTCTTTGCTTAAACGCCATGCAGCAGAAACCGAAGGGAAATTACCCCAGCGGTGTTCTTCACTAAACCTTGATGAACCATCTCTTCTTAAATTTGCCTGCAGGAGATACTTGTCAGCAAAAGAGTAATTGATTCTACCAAAATATGATCTGTAGTGCCAGTCATTTGCATAACCAAATGCATTATCACTCTCAGTTCCGGCATCAAGGACTCTCAAGTTATCATCAGGGAAGTTTTCTACTGATCCGCCTGTGCTTCTGAATTTTGAAATTTCCTGAGAATAACCGATCAGTGCCTCAATTTTATGTTTCTTTAATTCTACATTGTAGTTCAATGTATGATCCATAATTGTATGATAAAAACGGCTTCTTGACTCACTCATTCGTGTTTTGTCATTCCGGTCAATATTTGCTAAAGCAAATTTAGGATCAAAATTGTATCCATAATTATTGTAAATATTCTGGCTTAGCCTTGCAGTATAGACCATGCCTTTTACAGGCCTGTACTCTAAGTAAGCTGACGCCAGCATACTTATATTATCATACTTATTATCTCTTATATTCTGGTTTGCAACAATATTTTTGGCTTCACGGTAAAAACCTATAAGGGAACTCGAACCGCTCCATCCTGTAGGATTATTTGAATCATGAAGAGGTATCATAGGTGATAATCCGCTCAAATAGAAGAAATTATAGCGGTTATCATATCTACTCTTCCCAATAAACCGGTTAAGGGACAGCGATTCACCAACTTTAATGCGGCCCTTGGTCATATCCGAATTAATTCTAAGCCCCATCCTCTTATTATAGGTTGTAACCACAATACCTTCCTGGTCAGAGTAGTTACCAGACACTGAAAAATTCATATTTTTGAATCCGCCGCTTATGGAAAGATTATAATTTTTCAATAACGCGTCACGGAAATATGCATCCTGCCAGTCTGTACCGCTTGAGAACTTGGATTTATCCGCCTCATACATAGAAACAAATGCAGGATATTCAACACCGCCGTTATCTGCAGCCATCTTAACAATTTTGAGATAATCATCAGTGTTTGTCACCATGGGAAACTTCTTTGCCAGAGACTGAAGGCTCATTGTTGTGCTGAAATTCACATTAATCGGCCCTGCTTCGCCTCTTTTAGTAGTAATAATAAGAACACCGTTTCCTGCTCTTGATCCGTAAATAGCTGCAGCAGAAGCATCCTTTAATACATCAATAGATGCGATATCCTGCGGATTTACAGAGCTCATATCAGATGGAACTCCGTCAACAATTACAAGAGGAGAAGTGTTGCCCAATGTTCCCGCACCGCGAATTTTTATTTGAGCCTGTGTTCCCGGAGCTCCGCTTGTGTTAGAAACATCCACACCTGCAGCACGTCCCTGAATTGCAGTTGAGACCTCGGTTGTTGCTATTTTTTGAACATTATCAACCCGGACTGTTGCAGCAGCACCTGTCAAATCTTTTTTCTGCTGCACCCCATATCCAATAACAACAACTTCATTACCTGCAATAACTTTCAGGGATAATGCAAAATCGAGTTTCGTAACCTGTCCATCTTTTACAACTATACCCTGTTTGATACCTGTTTTGTAGCCCATGTACATAGCTTTTACAGCATATGTACCTGGTTTCGCTGTAATAGTGTAATGCCCGCTTAAATCAGTAGCAGCACCAAACCGCGTTCCGACAATAATAACATTTGCTCCCACCAAGGGATTCCCGTCCACATCTGCAACCACACCCTCAATCTTACCTGTTTGTGCAAAAGCTAATACTGGGAGCAAAATGACAAGAAGCAAAATTCCTGCCTTTCTCATAGTTTAACCTCCTTACAAGTTCATACTCTCTGATGGAAATACTTTCTCCTCAAAATTACTTAAGGAGTTTCTCCCTTCTCTTTTAAAAGCCAAACCACCTCCTTCCGGAAATATTTTTTTGGTATTCACAATACTACCTTCTTAGTTGATTCCCTAATAACAAGATGCGCCTCTAACTGCTGATTATATGTCACTTCTTTTTTACCAGGATTATTTATTTGATCAATAATCATTTCGGCTGCTTTTACACCCATCTCAAACGCCGGTTGTGCCACAGTAGTTAATGGTGGATCCATTATTGCCATGACAGAGCTGTCATTAAAACCTGTCAATGCTATATCATCCGGAATTTTATATCCCCTGAGTCTGAGTTCTTTGTAAGCTCCCAGCGCTGCAAGATCATTAACCGTATAAATCGCATCCAATTTATCATTTTTCACAAACAGTTCCCTGCATCCGATTCTTCCCGCTCTTTCATCCAGGCCGTTTGTATATACAACATACTTTTCCAGAAAGGGAATATTGTTACTGTTTAATGCTGCTTTATAGCCTCTTAATCTATCTTTGCTCATTATAATAAATTGGGGGCCTGCAATGTATCCTATATGCCTGTACCCTGCTTTTATTAAATACTCAGTCATTTTAAAAGAAGCGTTGAAATCGTCTACTGTAACTCGGAATGTCTCAATGTCGTCATTGGCTCTGTTTAAAAAAACCATAGGTATTCTCTTGTTAAGAAATTCACGAAAATGATTCCCGCTCTTACTATTTTGAGCAACAATAACAATTACTCCTTTAATTGGAAGCGAAAGTAATACTCTTACATTTGATATCTCGCGCCTGTACTCTTCCGAAGAGTTAACTATTATTGTCATATATCCGGCATCATAAGCCACTTTATCAATACCATCCAGAATATATGAAATAAAACTATGATGAAGGTTTGGCAGAACAATTCCAATGATTCCAGTAATACTTAAATCATGGTGGTCTATATCCTGTTTTTCAGGATAATCTGCATAACCAAGTTCAACAGCCAGCTTTTTTACGCGCCTTTTAGTCTCCATTCGGATTGAAGGATTATCGTGTAATGCTCTTGATACGGTTGCACTAGAAATATCAAGACGCCTTGCAATGTCATTAAGAGTTACCGCCAACGATTGCGTTGAACCTCAACTTCCTATATACGCACTATTTTATCATTTTGTATGGAGTAAAACTCCCGAATTAATTAATTTCAAACGATACCGCAATCTTTGCATCTTTTACAATGAAGACATGTTACGGTAAAACATCAAGTTTTACATTGGTAGATTTATCAATCTTACACTATTCGGAAGAAATTTGTCCCTGTAGTTCCTGCTGATGGAGGGATTT encodes the following:
- a CDS encoding glycoside hydrolase family 3 C-terminal domain-containing protein, which translates into the protein MKKAIFVFSIFLVMLFFNGCMKKQFLYKNKNAQVEERVEDLLSRMTLEEKIEQLSGEGFDTRVNKRLGIPALKMSDGPAGVRWGAATAFPAPVAMAATWNYDLVYRIGSVIGKEMRAKSRNFFLGPCVNILRHPLGGRNFESFGEDPFLASQTAVPYIRGVQDQGVLACVKHFVCNNQEWNRTKVDVKIDERALREIYFPAFRAAVQKAGVYTIMTAYNKFRGDWCSESNYLLNTILKNEWGFKGFAVSDWGATHSTDKASFSGLDLEMPWGEFFSDSLLAAVKKGMVPEPVIDDKVRRLLRVRFESGIFDRGIEKKSDLSNTEFKKHADTALKAAEESIVLLQNRDSILPLDLSKIKTLAVIGPNAAYARTGGGGSAQVVPPYGISILEGIRNFAGNKIKIVYCPGTAAKGDVLSLESKYLMKNDSSGEKAWHSEYFNNLNLEGKPVLIRNDKTINFVWGYDAPHPALHRPDDRNIFSVRWRGKLKAPATGEYKFNIIKNGKVRLFVNNKKIIDKWEAISSGIVSGSVKLKKDDVVNLKVEYAFSGGISQITVGWQVPGLDLIKESVLLAEKADAVIFCSGLSNRFESESFDRKTMELPNQTELIKKLSEVNKNIVVVNQTGSPVDMHNWTGPARAIVQAWYPGQEGGKAVANVLFGKINPSGKLPCSFIKSQKDSPAFSGYMSPDLTAEYGEGIFTGYRYLDAEHIKPVFPFGHGLSYTQFKYAGLQVKKLQDNSCRVMLKVKNTGTREGAEVVQIYVKDVVSSEPRPEKELKGFKKVFLKPGQEKDIEIDIDARSFEFFSSKAKKWVLEPGEFVVMVGSSSEDIRLSSRIKL
- a CDS encoding RagB/SusD family nutrient uptake outer membrane protein, with translation MRTKKYIVLLSVILLGILSSACEKDFLTLENPNQMTVESFWRNAQDVESALTGTYALLQHQWWDEYWAPGEMFMSLEVMSDLTNADIFYPISGLKEYSAKPTMYNVYYFWQENYKMIFAANQVIENTPGVAGLTEDQINGYVAEAKFLRAYAYFQLVNLYGNVVLVTEVPKTPDDFYKPQSTPEQVYAQIEEDLSFAKDHLPAQWADAWLGRATKGAATAYLGKVYLFEEKWAQAETEFKAVTNSGYALVDDMYSLFTGKNEYSSESVFEINFTADRSGGRIESQSLVPNYGDWLGLWPTDHLKQLFMADTTADGKPSKRTYASIVFDDPNSDIWFFEGKTFEEYYGADETRVFYKKYNYYNADEDPYEFYSIGTNYIVMRYADVLLMLAEALNEQGKTAEAIPYVNQVRNRAGSVPISTAMSQTDLRHHIREVERPLELCNEMGRFFDMVRWYKGTSVQAALHANNAPNWDKFDDGVDEIWPLPDDELQANPKVVQNPGF
- a CDS encoding TonB-dependent receptor translates to MRKAGILLLVILLPVLAFAQTGKIEGVVADVDGNPLVGANVIIVGTRFGAATDLSGHYTITAKPGTYAVKAMYMGYKTGIKQGIVVKDGQVTKLDFALSLKVIAGNEVVVIGYGVQQKKDLTGAAATVRVDNVQKIATTEVSTAIQGRAAGVDVSNTSGAPGTQAQIKIRGAGTLGNTSPLVIVDGVPSDMSSVNPQDIASIDVLKDASAAAIYGSRAGNGVLIITTKRGEAGPINVNFSTTMSLQSLAKKFPMVTNTDDYLKIVKMAADNGGVEYPAFVSMYEADKSKFSSGTDWQDAYFRDALLKNYNLSISGGFKNMNFSVSGNYSDQEGIVVTTYNKRMGLRINSDMTKGRIKVGESLSLNRFIGKSRYDNRYNFFYLSGLSPMIPLHDSNNPTGWSGSSSLIGFYREAKNIVANQNIRDNKYDNISMLASAYLEYRPVKGMVYTARLSQNIYNNYGYNFDPKFALANIDRNDKTRMSESRSRFYHTIMDHTLNYNVELKKHKIEALIGYSQEISKFRSTGGSVENFPDDNLRVLDAGTESDNAFGYANDWHYRSYFGRINYSFADKYLLQANLRRDGSSRFSEEHRWGNFPSVSAAWRLSKESFFKIPYVNDFKLRASYGELGMQEFDDYMYYASIASDNNRDLNYPYGPGKEQAIHIGARATSFPSVGLKWESSKQTNVGFDMAMLENKLTMEFDYYIKKNEDVLFNPPIPLSTGSSSYPIINAANIENKGIELALGFREMVKPFKYEINFTATTNSNKVTRLGRQGTEVIWGGGVYWAFDNTTRSMVGLPLAPFYLYKTDGIFKSQAEVDAYLAAGGAYFNNVTPEPGDVKYIDTNGDGVINGDDKQYFGTGQPGAEFGLNVNFSYKRFDFNMFLYAVTGKEMINGANWLTSWTQHNPGNYNTDLINAWSEENPNSDIPRVIQGDDRNTQASDLWLENADYLRLRHIEIGYTFPAPLIYGYGIQSLRIFFAGENLLTLTGYTGYDPAIDYGTLFSRGVDRSPYPMPKQFITGIQIGL
- a CDS encoding LacI family DNA-binding transcriptional regulator; translated protein: MAVTLNDIARRLDISSATVSRALHDNPSIRMETKRRVKKLAVELGYADYPEKQDIDHHDLSITGIIGIVLPNLHHSFISYILDGIDKVAYDAGYMTIIVNSSEEYRREISNVRVLLSLPIKGVIVIVAQNSKSGNHFREFLNKRIPMVFLNRANDDIETFRVTVDDFNASFKMTEYLIKAGYRHIGYIAGPQFIIMSKDRLRGYKAALNSNNIPFLEKYVVYTNGLDERAGRIGCRELFVKNDKLDAIYTVNDLAALGAYKELRLRGYKIPDDIALTGFNDSSVMAIMDPPLTTVAQPAFEMGVKAAEMIIDQINNPGKKEVTYNQQLEAHLVIRESTKKVVL